One window of Campylobacter avium LMG 24591 genomic DNA carries:
- a CDS encoding site-specific DNA-methyltransferase gives MDYKQAFLSQLENSYLGVQIQDSKDLFSQDSDSQYSGSKEALKKSGFINLLQMKSKYFQHIKTLLEKEELNHNIYTKLYNFFSSYLNETGTPFFYDTPMHKNIYAKVYTNSKDTSLFYKTQNLYYVKSDTLYHDAEITSQDSKYTFIFDTSHFIPNADNAKNKAIFKFAIEENIRIYVLNDKESLKELSNVFKQNSSDLSDEFIKSLKDKKIQLQEEEIKKILSSYKRQNEIDFFIHKNARAFLQEQFNLWLCNYVLDDITQWRQEKIEELNTLKKVAFSIIDYIADFEDELKAIWCKPKFAKKVEYIFSLDIIYNHARDSEQILESIFQDTGFKQQIKEWQELKLVDEHFEIKNISDEKYKFLPLDTKHFSKTTKYKILSTFEDIESILNGELIKADNFQALNTLLPKYQNKVDLIYIDPPYNAPASEIIYKNNFKDSTWLSMMANRLELAKEFLSERGLINIAIDDIELFNLGCLCDEVFGVDNHILTNSVLCNPQGRVANNISKTSEYNLLYCKSDNTSFNIEIPKINKQKNDTALIRTGTNSRREERPFRYFPILEKDNKLFMITDEEYKQIYNKNTKKFNDDFIEQLEIKYKQQGFNFILPKSRTHELLVWQREFNRVKQELHSYIFKSGKIYTPYLEKAKPTTLWTDNLFSNPEYGTELLKNILNIDVSQNTPKSIYVVQQFLEMTSQDSTILDFFGGSGTTAHAVLELNREGSKRKFVLVEMGEHFYNVIIPRIKKVAFSSEWKNGELKNAKQVNPISIAFRYYELESYEESLSNCEYVLDKDSIIDYRKSRKLIKGLKKAEAINLDMSGYRENFDILHTMANVLGLKIQRLFLDSKGIECVEFDNGDIVSSDSVDLCKYPKLTNLIWWER, from the coding sequence ATGGACTACAAACAAGCCTTTTTATCACAGCTAGAAAATAGCTATCTTGGTGTGCAGATACAAGATTCAAAAGATTTATTTTCGCAAGATTCGGACTCACAATATTCAGGTTCAAAGGAAGCCCTCAAAAAGAGTGGCTTTATCAATTTATTGCAAATGAAATCAAAGTATTTTCAGCATATCAAAACCCTCTTAGAAAAAGAGGAGCTAAATCACAATATCTACACCAAGCTCTATAATTTCTTTTCAAGCTATCTCAACGAGACAGGCACGCCCTTTTTCTACGATACACCGATGCATAAAAACATCTATGCCAAAGTCTATACCAACTCAAAAGACACAAGCCTTTTTTATAAAACCCAAAATCTCTACTATGTGAAATCCGACACGCTTTATCACGATGCAGAGATTACAAGCCAAGATTCCAAATATACTTTCATCTTTGACACAAGCCATTTTATCCCAAATGCCGATAATGCTAAAAACAAGGCTATTTTTAAATTTGCAATAGAGGAAAATATAAGAATCTATGTACTAAACGATAAAGAAAGCCTAAAAGAGCTTTCTAATGTTTTTAAACAAAATAGCAGTGATTTAAGTGATGAATTTATCAAATCCCTAAAAGATAAGAAAATACAGCTACAAGAAGAAGAAATAAAAAAGATTCTAAGCTCTTATAAAAGGCAAAATGAAATAGACTTCTTTATCCATAAAAACGCAAGAGCCTTTTTACAAGAGCAGTTTAATCTATGGCTATGTAACTATGTGCTAGATGATATTACGCAGTGGCGACAAGAGAAAATTGAAGAGTTAAATACTCTTAAAAAAGTAGCCTTTAGCATTATTGATTACATAGCAGATTTTGAAGATGAGCTAAAAGCTATTTGGTGTAAGCCAAAGTTTGCTAAGAAAGTGGAGTATATCTTTAGCCTTGATATTATCTACAATCACGCTAGAGATTCAGAGCAAATACTAGAATCTATCTTTCAAGACACAGGCTTTAAACAGCAAATCAAAGAATGGCAGGAGCTAAAGCTAGTAGATGAACATTTTGAAATCAAAAATATTAGTGATGAAAAATACAAATTTCTACCCCTTGATACCAAGCATTTTAGTAAAACGACAAAATACAAGATTCTAAGCACATTTGAGGATATAGAATCTATCCTAAATGGAGAACTGATAAAAGCTGATAATTTCCAAGCTCTCAATACCTTGCTGCCAAAGTATCAAAACAAGGTAGATTTAATCTACATCGACCCGCCATATAATGCCCCAGCAAGTGAGATTATTTATAAAAACAATTTTAAGGATTCTACTTGGCTTTCTATGATGGCAAATCGTTTGGAATTAGCAAAGGAATTTTTAAGTGAACGGGGCTTAATTAATATAGCTATTGATGATATAGAGTTATTTAATTTGGGTTGCTTGTGTGATGAGGTTTTCGGTGTCGATAACCACATTTTAACTAATAGCGTATTATGCAATCCGCAAGGTAGAGTTGCTAATAATATTTCAAAAACATCAGAATATAATCTCTTGTATTGTAAGAGTGATAATACAAGCTTTAATATTGAGATTCCAAAAATTAACAAGCAAAAAAATGACACCGCATTGATAAGAACAGGAACAAATTCAAGGAGAGAAGAAAGACCATTTCGCTACTTTCCAATACTTGAAAAAGATAATAAATTATTTATGATTACAGATGAGGAATATAAACAAATCTATAATAAGAACACAAAAAAATTTAATGATGATTTTATAGAACAATTGGAAATTAAATATAAACAACAAGGTTTTAATTTTATTCTCCCAAAGAGTAGAACACACGAGCTGTTAGTATGGCAAAGAGAATTTAATAGAGTAAAACAGGAGTTGCATAGTTATATATTTAAGAGTGGCAAAATATATACGCCTTATTTAGAAAAAGCCAAGCCAACAACATTGTGGACAGATAATTTATTTTCAAATCCAGAATATGGAACAGAATTGTTAAAAAATATTTTAAACATTGATGTATCACAAAATACACCAAAAAGTATTTATGTGGTGCAACAATTTTTAGAAATGACAAGTCAAGATTCTACTATCTTGGATTTTTTTGGTGGGAGTGGCACAACCGCTCATGCTGTGCTAGAGCTAAATAGAGAGGGAAGTAAGCGTAAATTTGTGCTTGTAGAAATGGGAGAGCATTTTTATAATGTGATTATCCCCCGCATTAAAAAAGTAGCCTTTAGTAGTGAATGGAAAAATGGGGAGTTAAAAAATGCTAAACAAGTAAATCCCATATCTATTGCTTTTAGATATTATGAGTTAGAATCTTATGAGGAAAGTTTAAGTAACTGCGAGTATGTGCTAGATAAAGATTCAATCATTGACTACCGCAAATCAAGAAAACTCATAAAAGGACTAAAAAAAGCCGAGGCGATAAACTTAGATATGAGCGGGTATAGAGAAAATTTTGATATACTGCATACTATGGCAAATGTTTTAGGGCTAAAGATACAAAGACTCTTTTTAGATTCTAAAGGCATAGAATGCGTAGAATTTGACAATGGCGATATAGTATCTAGTGATAGCGTGGATTTATGCAAATACCCAAAGCTAACAAATCTCATTTGGTGGGAGAGGTAA
- a CDS encoding GmrSD restriction endonuclease domain-containing protein, with amino-acid sequence MQQPKPISRRYDDIIRNIENGIYQIPKFQRDFVWDKNKSAKLIESLLKGYPVGSFILWKTKERLKSLKKLGGEILKEIEEGDFVYYILDGQQRITSLYLAIKGLKIDKNDYKEIFIDLDKNVENDDDVCVCDKPQKHISFYDLMNRDILEISDEFGRDIANQANELRKRIENYEFSTIEIENQSLDKIADIFTRINTSGKELTLFEIVNAKIYTEATKEQEGFDLEEKFDILIKDLERSGYESIAENKNIILQLMALILKKSAKREAILSIDKHSFIEKWDRVVECLKHAIEKIQDSLKIPSSKLLPYYALIIPFAYFYYINDKKPPTKKQLENLHIYFFRAAFGERFSSSTESKLNEDIKLVEKICKNEKIDFTKEINCDESKKHYEERLKSGFSTSSAWYKAALCILAYKEPKKFNDNSSVRLDNSWLNIASSKNYHHFFPKAYLKKLNKYDEDEINCLANITLVDDYINKRVIKDKAPSIYIKDFLKDNPELEQSLKTHYIDLKDFGILDDDYDKFLNKRASVLADEILKRIKS; translated from the coding sequence ATGCAACAACCAAAACCCATTAGTAGAAGATATGATGATATCATAAGAAATATTGAAAATGGCATCTATCAGATTCCAAAATTTCAAAGAGATTTTGTTTGGGATAAGAATAAAAGTGCAAAATTGATTGAAAGCTTACTTAAAGGTTATCCTGTTGGAAGCTTTATTTTGTGGAAAACTAAAGAGCGATTAAAATCGCTTAAAAAGCTCGGTGGAGAAATTTTAAAAGAGATTGAAGAAGGTGATTTTGTTTATTATATACTTGATGGACAACAAAGAATTACTTCCCTATACTTGGCCATTAAAGGATTAAAAATAGATAAAAATGACTACAAAGAAATATTTATAGATTTAGATAAGAATGTAGAAAATGACGATGATGTTTGCGTGTGTGATAAACCGCAAAAGCATATTAGTTTTTATGATTTGATGAATAGGGATATTTTGGAAATTAGCGATGAATTTGGCAGAGATATTGCTAATCAAGCTAATGAGCTAAGGAAACGAATAGAAAACTATGAATTTTCTACCATAGAGATTGAAAACCAGTCTTTAGATAAGATAGCTGATATTTTTACAAGAATCAACACAAGTGGTAAAGAGCTTACGCTTTTTGAAATTGTGAATGCAAAGATATATACTGAAGCAACAAAAGAGCAAGAGGGTTTTGACTTAGAAGAAAAATTTGATATTCTTATTAAAGACTTGGAACGCAGTGGATATGAGTCTATCGCAGAAAATAAAAATATTATTTTGCAACTTATGGCATTGATTCTAAAAAAGAGTGCAAAAAGAGAGGCAATTTTGTCAATAGATAAACATAGCTTTATAGAAAAATGGGATCGTGTTGTAGAATGTCTAAAACATGCCATTGAAAAGATTCAAGATTCTTTAAAGATCCCTTCTTCAAAGCTTTTACCATATTATGCTCTTATTATTCCTTTTGCATATTTTTATTATATTAACGATAAAAAACCGCCAACAAAAAAGCAACTCGAGAATCTACACATATATTTTTTTAGGGCAGCCTTTGGAGAAAGGTTTTCTTCTAGCACAGAATCAAAGCTTAATGAAGATATAAAACTTGTAGAAAAAATTTGCAAAAATGAAAAGATAGATTTCACAAAAGAGATTAATTGTGATGAATCTAAGAAACATTATGAAGAGAGGCTTAAAAGTGGATTTTCAACCTCTAGTGCTTGGTATAAGGCAGCATTATGCATTCTTGCTTATAAAGAGCCCAAAAAATTTAATGACAACTCATCTGTGAGACTTGATAATTCTTGGCTAAATATTGCAAGTTCCAAAAACTATCATCACTTTTTTCCAAAGGCATATTTGAAAAAGTTGAATAAATATGATGAAGATGAGATAAATTGCTTGGCTAATATTACTTTGGTTGATGACTATATTAACAAAAGAGTCATAAAAGACAAAGCTCCAAGCATTTATATAAAAGATTTTCTTAAAGATAATCCAGAGTTAGAACAGAGCTTAAAAACGCATTATATCGACTTAAAAGACTTTGGTATATTAGATGATGATTACGATAAATTTTTAAATAAACGTGCTAGTGTATTGGCTGATGAGATTTTAAAGAGAATTAAATCATAA
- a CDS encoding saccharopine dehydrogenase family protein, whose amino-acid sequence MACVLQIGAGGVGGVVAHKMAMNKEVFSRIILASRNIKKCQAIADSIRSKGLGEIEVDSVDADKVEEIVALIQKYKPFLVVNVALPYQDLSIMQACLQTKTHYLDTANYEHPDSAHFEYKEQWAYDTRYKQAGIFALLGSGFDPGVTNVFCAYVQKHYFDEIHTIDILDCNAGDHGYAFATNFNPEINLREVSSKARFWTKDDKLALNQDLKKDAIYRKFEREEKHFKLESNTQDLKNESYFGGEWKDIAPLALMKEWEYPEVGVKNSYLLYHEELESLIRNIKGLKRIRFFMTFGESYLTHMKCLENVGLLRVDEVEHNGQKIVPIQVLKTLLPDPASLAPRTKGQTHIGCYIKGVKDGKERTIYIYNICEHEACYKEVNAQGVSYTTGVPAMIGAKLICEGKWGVGSNSSLTQDTRIAESNYTQERLALNADMPKGGEFQGIDSDNGSGVWNMEQNDPDPFMQELNKQGLPYVVLEIDSNGDSKVLEDGRK is encoded by the coding sequence ATGGCTTGTGTTTTGCAAATCGGTGCAGGTGGTGTTGGCGGTGTGGTAGCACATAAAATGGCTATGAATAAAGAGGTTTTTTCTCGCATTATCTTAGCTTCACGTAATATCAAAAAGTGTCAAGCGATAGCAGATTCTATCCGTTCTAAGGGCTTAGGTGAGATTGAGGTGGATTCTGTGGATGCAGATAAGGTTGAAGAAATCGTTGCTTTGATACAAAAGTATAAGCCCTTTTTGGTGGTGAATGTAGCTTTGCCTTATCAGGATTTAAGCATTATGCAGGCGTGCTTACAGACCAAAACGCATTATCTTGATACCGCAAACTACGAGCATCCAGACTCAGCGCACTTTGAGTATAAAGAGCAGTGGGCTTACGATACACGCTATAAACAAGCAGGGATTTTTGCCCTACTTGGCAGTGGCTTTGATCCGGGAGTTACGAATGTCTTTTGTGCTTACGTGCAAAAACATTATTTTGATGAGATACATACTATCGATATTTTGGATTGTAATGCAGGGGATCACGGCTATGCCTTTGCTACGAATTTTAATCCAGAGATTAATTTGAGAGAAGTTAGTTCTAAGGCAAGATTTTGGACAAAAGATGATAAGTTGGCATTAAATCAAGACTTAAAAAAGGACGCCATTTACCGCAAATTTGAGCGAGAGGAAAAGCATTTTAAACTAGAATCCAACACGCAGGATTTAAAAAATGAAAGCTATTTTGGAGGAGAATGGAAAGATATAGCACCTCTTGCACTTATGAAGGAGTGGGAATACCCAGAAGTAGGCGTGAAAAATAGCTATCTTTTATATCACGAGGAGCTAGAATCTCTTATAAGAAATATCAAGGGCTTAAAGCGAATTCGCTTTTTTATGACCTTTGGCGAGAGTTATTTAACGCATATGAAATGCCTTGAAAATGTCGGGCTTTTACGCGTTGATGAGGTGGAGCATAATGGACAAAAAATCGTGCCTATTCAGGTGCTAAAGACACTTTTACCAGACCCAGCTTCCTTAGCGCCCCGCACCAAAGGACAAACACACATCGGCTGCTATATAAAGGGCGTAAAAGATGGCAAAGAAAGAACCATTTATATTTATAATATTTGCGAACACGAGGCTTGCTATAAAGAGGTAAATGCGCAAGGCGTGAGCTATACCACAGGAGTGCCAGCGATGATAGGAGCAAAGCTTATATGCGAGGGTAAGTGGGGCGTAGGAAGCAATTCGTCTCTTACGCAAGATACTAGAATTGCAGAATCTAACTATACACAAGAGCGACTTGCCTTAAATGCTGATATGCCAAAAGGTGGAGAATTTCAAGGTATAGATTCTGATAATGGAAGTGGTGTGTGGAATATGGAGCAAAACGACCCCGACCCCTTTATGCAAGAGCTAAACAAACAAGGTTTGCCTTATGTCGTGCTTGAAATAGATTCTAATGGAGATTCTAAAGTGCTAGAGGACGGGAGAAAGTAA